One part of the Pristiophorus japonicus isolate sPriJap1 chromosome 21, sPriJap1.hap1, whole genome shotgun sequence genome encodes these proteins:
- the LOC139233774 gene encoding thyroid hormone receptor alpha: MEHTSSKLPVLSKEDVERWPDGKRKRKNSQSSMKSTSMSGYIPSYLEKDEPCVVCGDKATGYHYRCITCEGCKGFFRRTIQKNLHPAYSCKYDGCCVIDKITRNQCQLCRFKKCTAVGMAIDLVLDDSKRIAKRKLIEDNREKRRREEVVKTMQNRPEPTTEEWDIIRVVTEAHMTTNAQGSHWKQKRKFLPEDIGQSPMVTTPEGDKVDLEAFSQFTRIITPAITRVVDFAKKLPMFSELPCEDQIILLKGCCMEIMSLRAAVRYDAESETLTLNGEMAVKREQLKNGGLGVVSDAIFELGKSLSAFNLDDTEVALLQAVLLMSSDRTGLTCIDKIEKCQEAYLLAFEHYINYRKHNIPHFWPKLLMKVTDLRMIGACHASRFLHMKVECPTELFPPLFLEVFEDQEV, from the exons GGTACATTCCCAGCTATCTGGAGAAGGATGAACCCTGTGTAGTTTGCGGTGATAAGGCAACAGGATACCATTACCGCTGCATCACATGCGAAGGTTGTAAG GGTTTCTTCAGGAGAACAATCCAGAAAAACCTGCACCCTGCCTATTCCTGTAAATATGACGGCTGCTGTGTGATTGACAAAATCACCAGGAACCAATGCCAGCTCTGCCGATTCAAGAAATGTACCGCCGTCGGCATGGCGATCGACC TGGTGTTGGATGACAGCAAGCGCATCGCAAAGAGGAAGCTGATCGAAGATAACCGAGAGAAGCGACGGCGAGAGGAGGTGGTGAAGACCATGCAGAACAGGCCCGAGCCTACCACCGAGGAATGGGATATAATCAGGGTTGTCACGGAAGCGCACATGACGACCAACGCACAGGGTAGCCACTGGAAGCAAAAACGGAAATTTCTG CCAGAAGACATTGGCCAGTCTCCGATGGTTACGACACCAGAAGGAGATAAAGTGGACCTCGAAGCCTTCAGTCAGTTCACCAGGATTATCACCCCAGCCATTACCAGAGTTGTGGATTTTGCCAAAAAACTGCCAATGTTCTCGGAG CTGCCTTGTGAAGACCAGATCATCCTGTTAAAGGGCTGCTGTATGGAGATAATGTCTTTGAGAGCCGCTGTCCGTTATGATgcagagagtgagacactgacactAAATGGAGAAATGGCCGTCAAGAGAGAACAACTGAAAAATGGAGGGCTTGGAGTAGTCTCAGATGCCATATTTGAGCTGGGCAAatctttatcggccttcaatctggaTGACACAGAGGTGGCCCTACTCCAGGCAGTTTTATTGATGTCCTCAG ATCGAACAGGACTGACTTGTATAGACAAAATAGAAAAGTGCCAAGAGGCTTACCTCCTAGCGTTTGAACACTACATAAACTATCgcaaacacaacattccacacttctggCCAAAGCTGCTGATGAAAGTTACTGACCTGCGGATGATTGGAGCTTGCCATGCCAGCCGCTTCCTCCACATGAAGGTTGAATGTCCCACAGAACTCTTCCCTCCGTTATTCCTGGAGGTGTTTGAGGACCAGGAAGTGTAG